Proteins from a genomic interval of Fusobacterium perfoetens:
- the rsmB gene encoding 16S rRNA (cytosine(967)-C(5))-methyltransferase RsmB, with protein MNIKQRIISLLSEVDNGKFSNIALNEYFRENNLSEKERGFITEVFYGVIRNRIFLDYVISKKVKEIKKDWQKQLLRLSIYQLTFMNSDSKGVIWEATELTKKKFSVPVGRFVNGVLRSFDREKDEIIKDLRDNKRFDIIYSYPKWFVEKINEDYPEDLEKVLISLKKIPYMAVRVNTLKYSCDEFEKYLSERNIKIIKKVDTVYYINSGVVIYSEEFKEGKIIAQDGASYLAVKNLNPQCGESVLDSCSAPGSKSVLIGEFMKNKGEVLSLDIYPHKIKLIEENAKKMGIDIIRAVKLDARKIKEQGKQFDKILVDAPCSGYGVIRKKPEALYNKNFDNVEELATLQYEILESASNNLKVGGELVYSTCTITKEENTKNVAKFLANHPNFESVKVQIPENVQGEYDEVGGFLINYQEEIVDNFYIAKITKKY; from the coding sequence TTGAATATTAAGCAAAGAATTATAAGTCTTTTATCAGAAGTTGATAATGGAAAATTTTCTAACATCGCTCTTAATGAGTATTTTAGAGAAAATAATCTGTCTGAAAAAGAGAGAGGATTTATAACTGAAGTGTTCTACGGAGTTATTAGAAATAGAATATTTTTGGACTATGTGATTTCTAAAAAAGTTAAAGAGATAAAAAAAGATTGGCAAAAACAACTTTTAAGACTTTCTATCTATCAATTAACTTTTATGAATAGTGATTCAAAAGGGGTTATTTGGGAGGCAACTGAGCTTACTAAAAAGAAATTTAGTGTACCTGTTGGTAGATTTGTAAATGGGGTCTTAAGAAGTTTTGATAGAGAAAAAGATGAGATAATAAAAGATTTGAGAGATAATAAAAGATTTGATATTATCTACTCTTATCCAAAATGGTTTGTTGAAAAGATAAACGAGGATTATCCAGAGGATTTGGAAAAAGTTTTGATTTCTCTTAAGAAAATCCCTTATATGGCAGTGAGAGTTAATACTTTGAAATATTCTTGTGATGAATTTGAAAAATATCTAAGTGAAAGAAATATCAAGATTATTAAAAAAGTAGATACAGTTTACTATATTAATTCTGGAGTTGTTATCTATTCAGAGGAGTTTAAAGAGGGGAAAATCATTGCACAAGACGGTGCATCATACTTAGCTGTCAAAAATTTAAATCCACAATGTGGAGAATCAGTTCTTGATTCTTGCTCTGCTCCTGGAAGTAAAAGTGTACTTATAGGAGAGTTTATGAAAAATAAGGGGGAGGTATTATCCCTTGACATCTACCCACATAAGATAAAACTTATTGAAGAAAATGCTAAGAAAATGGGGATTGATATTATCCGTGCTGTGAAACTTGACGCTAGAAAGATAAAAGAGCAAGGGAAACAGTTTGATAAAATTTTGGTTGACGCCCCTTGTAGTGGTTATGGAGTTATAAGAAAGAAACCTGAGGCACTTTATAATAAAAATTTTGACAATGTAGAGGAGTTGGCAACTTTACAATATGAGATTTTGGAGTCAGCTAGTAATAATTTAAAAGTTGGTGGAGAGCTTGTATATAGCACTTGCACCATTACAAAAGAGGAGAATACCAAAAATGTGGCGAAGTTTTTAGCTAACCACCCTAATTTTGAAAGTGTAAAAGTTCAGATACCTGAAAATGTCCAAGGTGAGTATGATGAGGTTGGTGGATTTTTAATCAACTATCAAGAGGAGATTGTGGATAATTTTTATATTGCTAAGATTACTAAAAAATATTAA
- a CDS encoding LemA family protein, whose amino-acid sequence MIILITIIALGVLFGLFLMSTYNKLVKNRMYVEESFSTIDTYLKRRYDLIPNLVETVKGAKNYESETLERVIRARNSYLSASTPEEKISNEKQVSGFLGKLFALQESYPDLKANESFVTLQTQLSKIEEDILQARKYYNGCVRNYNVSCETFPSNIIAGMFNFKKYPFFTIENQEEKENVKVSF is encoded by the coding sequence ATGATAATACTTATTACAATTATAGCTTTAGGAGTTTTATTTGGTTTATTTCTTATGTCCACATACAACAAACTGGTAAAAAACAGAATGTATGTAGAGGAAAGTTTTTCAACTATTGACACTTATTTAAAGAGAAGATATGACCTTATACCAAATCTTGTAGAGACAGTAAAAGGTGCTAAGAACTATGAATCTGAAACTTTAGAACGTGTTATCCGTGCTAGAAACTCTTATCTTTCAGCTAGCACACCTGAGGAAAAAATCTCTAATGAAAAACAAGTATCTGGATTTTTAGGAAAACTTTTTGCACTGCAAGAATCATACCCTGATTTAAAAGCAAATGAAAGCTTTGTAACTTTACAGACTCAACTTTCTAAGATTGAAGAAGATATTTTACAAGCTAGAAAATACTACAATGGTTGTGTTAGAAATTATAATGTCTCTTGTGAAACATTCCCTAGCAACATTATAGCTGGTATGTTTAACTTCAAGAAATATCCTTTCTTCACTATTGAAAATCAGGAGGAAAAGGAAAATGTTAAAGTTAGTTTCTAG
- a CDS encoding toxin-antitoxin system YwqK family antitoxin, which translates to MVNQYNGDGKKEGLWVKYFENGKVKEEKNYVNGVREGEYKCYYSNGQIETRKFYKGGNLDGVYETFLSNGARDVMYHLVNGEMVGRYEAFYPNGQTKKLVEYVDSKNTKTNISFFIDGKVQKDCNIKDGKLSGAYKEYYSNGQIYINAFYENGELNGEYREYDESGTLVKECVYKNNKIEK; encoded by the coding sequence ATGGTTAATCAATACAATGGTGATGGAAAAAAAGAAGGTTTATGGGTAAAATATTTTGAAAACGGTAAAGTAAAAGAGGAAAAAAACTACGTTAACGGTGTTAGAGAGGGAGAATACAAATGCTACTACTCTAATGGACAAATCGAAACAAGAAAATTCTACAAAGGTGGAAATCTTGACGGAGTTTACGAAACATTTTTATCAAATGGTGCAAGAGATGTTATGTATCATCTAGTTAATGGAGAGATGGTTGGTAGATATGAGGCTTTCTATCCTAACGGACAAACTAAAAAGTTAGTTGAATATGTGGACTCTAAAAATACTAAGACTAATATTTCTTTCTTCATAGATGGTAAAGTTCAAAAAGATTGTAATATTAAAGACGGAAAACTTTCTGGTGCTTATAAAGAATACTACTCTAATGGACAAATATATATAAATGCCTTTTATGAAAATGGTGAATTAAATGGAGAGTACAGAGAATACGACGAGAGCGGTACTCTTGTAAAAGAATGTGTTTATAAAAATAATAAAATAGAAAAATAA
- the eutH gene encoding ethanolamine utilization protein EutH has translation MEINTLIIYIMVVFMIIGAVDRMFGNRFGYGKKFEEGIMAMGPLALSMIGIISLSPVIAKGLKPIITPFYEMIGADPALFAGTILANDMGGWSLGSEIAKSHEGAVLGGLILSATLGATLSFSIPVAMGMVKKSDEKYLSKGILAGILTIPLGCFIGGIVAGFGVKFLIINLIPTFIITVLLGILLFKYPKKVAKSFSLFGKFMTILITIGLLLESVRILTGVTLVPNLFSALEASETVCKIGMVLSGAFPLTHFITKVFAKPLQKVGTLIGVNETSVVGFIACLAHNIPMLSMVDKMDAKGKIMNIAFSVSGAFVFGSHLGFTAGIDKSMVFPVIIAKLSGGITAMIVGSLLYKLDKE, from the coding sequence ATGGAAATTAACACTCTTATTATCTACATTATGGTAGTATTTATGATTATTGGGGCTGTTGACAGAATGTTTGGCAACAGATTTGGTTATGGTAAAAAGTTTGAAGAGGGAATAATGGCAATGGGTCCACTGGCTCTTTCAATGATTGGGATAATCTCACTTTCTCCTGTAATTGCAAAGGGATTAAAACCTATTATCACACCATTTTATGAAATGATTGGGGCTGATCCAGCTCTTTTTGCAGGGACAATTCTTGCAAATGATATGGGAGGTTGGTCTTTAGGTAGCGAGATTGCTAAAAGCCATGAGGGAGCTGTATTAGGTGGACTTATTTTAAGTGCTACACTTGGAGCAACACTTTCTTTTTCAATACCAGTGGCTATGGGAATGGTTAAGAAATCCGACGAAAAATATCTATCTAAGGGGATACTAGCAGGGATTTTAACTATACCATTAGGTTGCTTTATCGGTGGGATTGTTGCAGGATTTGGAGTAAAATTTTTAATTATTAATCTTATTCCTACATTTATTATCACAGTTCTTTTGGGGATTTTACTTTTTAAATATCCAAAAAAGGTAGCAAAATCTTTTTCGCTCTTTGGAAAATTTATGACAATCCTTATTACTATTGGACTTTTGCTTGAGAGTGTGAGAATTTTAACTGGTGTAACATTAGTTCCAAATCTTTTTTCAGCACTAGAGGCTAGTGAGACAGTGTGTAAAATCGGAATGGTGCTTTCGGGGGCTTTTCCATTGACACATTTTATAACAAAAGTTTTTGCAAAACCTTTACAAAAGGTAGGGACTTTAATCGGTGTCAATGAAACTTCTGTTGTAGGATTTATAGCTTGTCTTGCACATAATATCCCAATGCTTTCAATGGTTGATAAAATGGACGCTAAAGGAAAGATTATGAATATAGCTTTCTCTGTAAGTGGGGCTTTTGTGTTTGGTAGCCATTTGGGATTTACTGCTGGAATTGATAAATCAATGGTGTTTCCTGTGATAATTGCTAAACTTTCAGGAGGAATTACAGCAATGATTGTGGGAAGTTTATTATATAAATTGGATAAAGAGTAA
- the coaBC gene encoding bifunctional phosphopantothenoylcysteine decarboxylase/phosphopantothenate--cysteine ligase CoaBC: MKNILVGVCGGIAAYKSANIISKLKKKGYNVKVIMTENATKIITPLTLETLSRNKVVVDMWDINRRYEVEHISLAEWADLVLIAPATYNIVGKIANGIADDMLSTVISACTKPKYLALAMNVNMYENPILKENISKLERFGYNFIEADEGFLACNANAKGRLKNEDEIVEIIEKALNDENKDLLKGKKILITAGRTEEPIDPVRYLSNNSSGQMGYALASEAVRMGARVTLVSGPTNLPRPKGLKEFVQTRSAMDMYEAVMARFDEQDIGIACAAVADYKPKFYSEQKIKKADDDLVIVLDRNPDILYNMGQKKSHQMLVGFAAETENIIENAKKKLVKKNLDMIVANNAHNMRSSNNSATFLKKDGSSIDIPEKTKIELAVDILKEVSKLK; encoded by the coding sequence TTGAAAAATATACTTGTTGGGGTTTGTGGTGGGATTGCTGCTTACAAATCAGCCAATATAATTTCAAAACTTAAGAAAAAAGGTTATAATGTAAAAGTTATAATGACAGAAAATGCTACAAAAATAATAACTCCTCTTACTCTTGAAACTTTATCAAGAAACAAAGTGGTTGTTGATATGTGGGATATAAATAGAAGATACGAAGTAGAACATATATCTTTGGCAGAGTGGGCAGATTTAGTTTTAATCGCTCCTGCTACTTATAATATAGTAGGAAAAATTGCAAACGGTATAGCTGACGATATGCTTTCTACTGTGATTTCTGCTTGTACAAAACCAAAATATTTAGCTCTTGCTATGAATGTAAATATGTATGAAAACCCAATCTTAAAAGAAAATATTTCTAAATTAGAGAGATTTGGATATAACTTTATCGAGGCTGACGAGGGATTTTTAGCTTGCAATGCCAATGCTAAAGGACGTCTAAAAAATGAAGACGAGATTGTAGAGATAATCGAAAAAGCTCTAAATGATGAAAACAAAGATTTACTAAAAGGTAAAAAAATCCTTATCACTGCTGGAAGAACAGAAGAACCTATCGATCCAGTTAGATATTTAAGTAATAACTCTAGTGGTCAAATGGGATATGCTCTGGCTAGTGAAGCTGTAAGAATGGGAGCTCGTGTAACTTTAGTTTCTGGACCTACAAATCTTCCAAGACCAAAAGGTTTAAAAGAGTTTGTTCAAACAAGAAGTGCAATGGATATGTATGAGGCTGTAATGGCAAGATTTGACGAACAAGATATCGGTATTGCTTGTGCAGCTGTAGCTGATTATAAGCCAAAATTCTATTCAGAACAAAAAATTAAAAAAGCTGATGATGATTTAGTTATAGTTTTAGATAGAAATCCAGATATACTTTATAATATGGGACAAAAAAAATCTCATCAAATGTTAGTTGGATTTGCTGCTGAAACAGAAAATATAATCGAAAATGCTAAGAAAAAACTTGTTAAAAAGAACCTTGATATGATAGTGGCTAACAATGCACACAATATGAGAAGTTCTAATAACTCAGCTACTTTCTTGAAAAAAGACGGTTCATCAATAGATATTCCTGAAAAAACTAAGATAGAACTAGCTGTGGATATATTAAAAGAAGTTTCAAAATTAAAATAA
- the aroA gene encoding 3-phosphoshikimate 1-carboxyvinyltransferase — translation MREEYSIKTRENFCTEISIPGSKSMTTRALILAALSENPVILKNPLFSDDTVQMIECLTKLGNKILVSDDKHYIKISGNKKREFGKKTLHVGNSASVMKFLISYVATGRGEITIDASSRVSSRPIREFVDSIRELGIEIEYVKKSGFLPIKIFAKGTTNNTIKVSGRNSSQYLSSVLLSASYFNSDINIITSHKITSKSYVDITLKMLHDFGANIEKTETGYLVKKSKYNTVKGYLIEGDMASASYFLAAALITNSTIKINNFSYNSIQGDYKFLEILENLGLQVIERTKTSITVKGVESFDGFSLDLNRTPDLVPTLAIVALFAKSPSEILNVANLRTKGGDRLNSIRTEIKKINGSATDLPDGLKIIPKKIGTYKGGVMETYNDHRLAMSFSLVGLKVPEISITNPHCVSKVFPNFFTEFENIYK, via the coding sequence ATGAGAGAAGAATATTCGATTAAAACGAGAGAAAATTTTTGTACCGAAATTAGTATTCCCGGTTCTAAATCTATGACAACGAGAGCACTTATTTTGGCAGCTTTATCAGAAAATCCAGTTATACTTAAAAACCCACTTTTTAGTGATGACACAGTGCAAATGATAGAGTGTCTTACTAAATTAGGAAACAAAATCTTAGTATCAGATGACAAACACTATATAAAAATATCTGGTAATAAGAAGAGAGAGTTTGGAAAGAAAACTCTTCATGTTGGGAACTCTGCATCAGTTATGAAGTTTCTAATCTCTTATGTAGCAACAGGTAGAGGAGAAATAACCATAGACGCATCATCAAGAGTTTCATCAAGACCTATAAGGGAGTTTGTAGATAGTATAAGAGAATTAGGAATAGAGATAGAATATGTAAAAAAATCTGGATTCCTACCTATAAAAATATTTGCTAAAGGAACAACTAACAATACAATAAAAGTTTCTGGTAGAAATAGCAGTCAATATTTATCATCTGTTTTATTATCAGCATCATACTTTAATAGTGATATAAATATAATTACTTCACACAAAATAACTTCAAAATCTTATGTTGACATTACCCTAAAAATGTTACACGACTTTGGAGCAAATATAGAAAAAACAGAAACAGGATATTTAGTTAAAAAATCAAAATACAACACTGTAAAAGGTTACTTAATCGAGGGAGATATGGCATCAGCCTCTTACTTCCTTGCAGCAGCACTTATTACAAACAGTACAATAAAAATAAATAATTTTTCATACAACAGTATTCAAGGAGATTATAAATTCTTAGAAATCCTTGAAAATCTAGGTCTTCAAGTAATAGAGAGGACAAAAACTTCTATCACTGTAAAAGGTGTAGAATCTTTTGATGGATTCTCTCTTGACCTTAATAGAACTCCAGACTTAGTACCAACTCTTGCAATAGTTGCCCTATTTGCTAAATCTCCATCAGAGATTTTAAACGTTGCAAACCTAAGAACTAAAGGTGGAGATAGACTTAACTCTATTCGTACAGAGATCAAAAAAATCAACGGAAGTGCCACAGATCTTCCAGACGGATTAAAAATCATACCTAAGAAAATAGGTACTTATAAAGGTGGAGTTATGGAAACATACAACGACCACAGACTTGCTATGAGTTTCTCACTAGTTGGTCTTAAAGTCCCTGAAATCTCTATAACTAATCCACATTGTGTATCAAAAGTTTTTCCAAACTTTTTCACAGAATTTGAAAATATTTATAAATAG